The genomic interval ACGCCGCAGTCGGTCAGCGTGCTGGGGCTGCAGCGGCTGGAAGAGGAATCGCTGTTCAGCATCAACGACGTGTTGCGCAACGTCACCGGCGTCAACGTGTCCTTCTACGACACGCAGCGCCCGCTGTACTTCGCGCGCGGCTTCCAGATCACCGACTTCCAGGTCGACGGCCTGCCCACCTACAGCGGCTCCACCAACCAGGAATACGACATGGCCTTCTACGACCGGGTCGAGGTGATCCGCGGCGCCAACGGCCTGCTCAGCGGCGCGGGGATTCCCTCGGCCACGGTCAACATGCTGCGCAAGCGCCCGGGCAAGACCTTCGATGCGTCGGTCGCGGCCAGCGCCGGCAGCTGGGACTTCCGCCGCACTCAGGCCGACGTGACCGCGCCGCTCAGCGACGATGGCCGTTTCCGCAGCCGCTTCGTCGCCGCCTGGCAGGACCGCGACTATTACTACGACCATTACCACGAGCAGAAGATGTCGGGCATGGCGGTGCTGGAAGGCGACCTGACCGAGTCCACCACGGTGACCGTCGGCTACCAGCGCCAGGACAACGATCCGGTCGGCTCGACCTGGGGCACGGTGCCGTACTTCGCCGCAGACGGCTCTTTCGCCGACCTGCCCAGCTCGACCAACCTGGCGCCGAAGTGGGCGTACTGGAAGCGCAACACGCATACCGCCTTCGCCAATCTGGAGCAGCGCTTCGGCGAGGACTGGCTGCTGAAGGTCAACCTGGCCCGCACCGAAGGCGACGTGCGCAACCTGCGCGTGTACGGCAGCGGCTATCCGGACACGCGCGACGGCAGCGGCATCTACCTGCGCGCCGCCGCAGGCGAGACCACGGACAGGCGCGATGGCGCGGATGTATACCTGTCCGGTTCGTTCCCACTGTTCGGCCGCGCCCACGACCTGGTTGTCGGCGGCAGCTGGCAGGACCTGCAGTCGACCGCCTCCACCCTGGCGCTTGGTTATCCCAGCGACTGGGCAACGTGCGGGCGCGAGCGCTGCTACTACATTCCCAACGTCCACGACTGGGACGGCGACATTTCCGAGATCACCTACGCCCGCACCGGCGCCTCGCGCTTGGCTCGCACCACCCAGCGCGGCGTGTACGCGTCCACGCGCCTTCGCCTGGCCGAGCCGTTGTCGCTGATCGCCGGTGCGCGGCTCAGTTCGTGGACGACGCGCACGCACAACTTCAACGCCAGCGGCGTCTACACCGGCACCAGCGGGCGTTACCGGGTCAGCGACGAAGTCACGCCTTACGTCGGCCTGGTCTACGCGCTTACCCCGGACATCTCGGCCTACGCCAGCTACACCGAGATCTTCAATCCGCAGAACTACAAGGACAAGGACAACAACCTGCTGGCGCCGGTGCAAGGCTCCAACCGCGAAGCGGGCCTCAAGGCCACGCTGTTCGGCGGCCGCGCGCTGCTCGGCGCCGCACTGTTCGAGGCGCGCCAGGACAACTACGCGGTGCGCGACATGAGCCAGCCAGAGGCTTCGCTGCCCGACGGCAGTTCGGCCTACATCGGCATCGACGGCACCAAGAGCCGCGGCTGGGAACTGGACTTCAACGGCGAGCTGCGCCTGGGCTGGACGCTAAACGCCGGCTACACCCGCGCCAAGGTCACCCGCGCGCCCACCGATGCGATCTACGCCAACCTGCCCGAGGACTACCTGCAGCTGTCCACCCAATTGCGTCTGCCCGGCGCCTGGCAGCGGCTGAGCATCGGCGGCGGGCTCAGCTGGCAGAGCGCGGTGCGCGGCTACAACATCCCGCGCCCGGTCGGCGACGGCAGCGGCGCCGAGACCGCGGTCACCGTGGTGCAGGACGCGTACACGCTGGTGCACCTCAACGCGAACTACCAGCTCGGC from Xanthomonas sp. DAR 34887 carries:
- a CDS encoding TonB-dependent siderophore receptor, with the protein product MTRSAPRHLLHLALLSVLSAAAVPLRAAEADASQPITLDKVEVNGSPTRAQPSTTTRLPLTLQETPQSVSVLGLQRLEEESLFSINDVLRNVTGVNVSFYDTQRPLYFARGFQITDFQVDGLPTYSGSTNQEYDMAFYDRVEVIRGANGLLSGAGIPSATVNMLRKRPGKTFDASVAASAGSWDFRRTQADVTAPLSDDGRFRSRFVAAWQDRDYYYDHYHEQKMSGMAVLEGDLTESTTVTVGYQRQDNDPVGSTWGTVPYFAADGSFADLPSSTNLAPKWAYWKRNTHTAFANLEQRFGEDWLLKVNLARTEGDVRNLRVYGSGYPDTRDGSGIYLRAAAGETTDRRDGADVYLSGSFPLFGRAHDLVVGGSWQDLQSTASTLALGYPSDWATCGRERCYYIPNVHDWDGDISEITYARTGASRLARTTQRGVYASTRLRLAEPLSLIAGARLSSWTTRTHNFNASGVYTGTSGRYRVSDEVTPYVGLVYALTPDISAYASYTEIFNPQNYKDKDNNLLAPVQGSNREAGLKATLFGGRALLGAALFEARQDNYAVRDMSQPEASLPDGSSAYIGIDGTKSRGWELDFNGELRLGWTLNAGYTRAKVTRAPTDAIYANLPEDYLQLSTQLRLPGAWQRLSIGGGLSWQSAVRGYNIPRPVGDGSGAETAVTVVQDAYTLVHLNANYQLGAQWTATLAVRNALDKKYWANLDYQNYGEPRFVSFTLRWRY